Genomic DNA from Desulfuromonas versatilis:
CAGGTTCCACCAACGCTCCAGAGAGGTTAGAAGCCAATGAGAAAAACGTGGTATTTCAAGTCAGCTCCAATCTTTATTTTGGCCCTGTTCATCCTGGTCGGGACCCGGGCAGTGGGAGGCCATGCCGCAGCCGGGGTCGAGAGCGAAAACGGTCCCGCAAAGATCGCCGAAGGGACCATCGACCCCGAGGTTTGGGGTGCCGCCTATCCGGCCCAGTACGAGTCGTGGAAGAGTACCGCCGAGCCGACCCCGGTGGGCAAGAGCCGGTACAAGAGAGGGTTTGATACCGACGGCATCATCTACAACAAAATCGACGAATACCCCTACCTCGCACTGCTGCTCAAGGGGTGGGGTTACGGGGTCGAGTTCACCGAACCGCGCGGCCACGTCTACATGGTCCGCGACCAGCTCGAGGTCGAGCCGGCGCGGCTTAAGGCGGGCGGTTCCTGCCTGAGCTGTAAGACCCCCTACGCGCCGGCGCTGTACGGTAAAATGGGGAGCGATTATTTCAGCAAGCCGTTTGAGGAGGTGCGCTCCAAAATCCCCGCCAAGGACCAGTTGCTCGGCGTCGCCTGTGCCGACTGCCACCAAAGCGGCGACCTGTCGCTGAAGATCTCCCGCGGTTTCACCCTGGGCAAGGCCCTGCAGGCACTCGGCAAGGACCAGGCCGCTTTCTCCGAGCAGGACAAGCGCTCCCTGGTCTGCGCCCAGTGTCATGTGACCTACAGCATCCCCAAGGACCAGGCGATGAAATCGACGGATGTGGTCTTCCCCTGGAGCGGCGGCAAATGGGGAGATGTCAGCATCGAGAACATCATCGAGAATATCCGCAGCAACCCTGCTTACGGCGAGTGGACCCAGAGCGTGACCGGCTTCAAGCTCGGTTTTGTGCGCCATCCCGAATTCGAGCTCTTCTCCCGAAACAGCCCGCACTGGCAGCAGGGGCTCTCCTGCGCCGACTGTCACATGCCCGCGTCCGAAAGCAACGGGGAGACGATCTCCGACCATCGGATCATGAGCCCGCTGAAAAACGACCTCAAGGCTTGCGCCCAGTGCCACGAGGAGGATGCGGAAACGCTGCGGGAGAAGGTATTCGCCATCCAGGACGAGGTCGCCTCCCTGCTGATCCGCAATGGTTATGCGACCGCCCGGGTGGCGAAGCTCTTCGAGCTGACCCATGGTGCCCAGGCTGAAGGAATTATCATAGACAACGCCCTTTACGACCAGGCCAAAGACGCCTACGAAGAGGCGTTTTACCGGATCATGTTCATCCAGAACGAGAACTCGACCGGATTCCACAACCCTCCGGAAACCCTCAGGGTTCTGGGGGATGCAAAACGCTATGCAGCCCAAGCCGACAGTTTCCTGCGCCAGGCACTTGCCGCAGCCAAGGTGGAGGTGCCTGAAACCGTCGACCTGGAGCTGGAAAAGTACCTGAACAACCGGGGGGAGAAAAAACTGCAGTTCGCTCCGGAAATGGAAATCAAAGCCCCCAAGGGTTCTCGTTAAGCTCAGCAAAACAGCATCGGTGCGGATCGCAGCTGTTCATTCTACTTGACCAGAAAGCCTTCCAACAAGACGCATCCATTGCCAAAAACAGGGCCACCCGATCACCAGATCGGGTGGCCCGCCAAAGGGGACCGGCTCCGAAGGTGCCTGTCCCCGCCCATGCACGTTATACCTTTGACCTTTGGGGTCGGGTCTTGTCAAAAATTATTTCCTGCGTCCCCAGTTGCTTCTTAATACTATCCAAAGCCTGACTCAGAGCCCGGTCCTTCCCCATGCGCTCCTTCAGCCGCCGTACGCCCACCGGGATGCTGGCATAGTGCCCTAAGCCAAAGGCCTCCGCGATGGTCTGGTGGGAATGGCCGCCCACGATCCGGCTCACCGCGATGGCCACCGCACGTGGGACGCGGCTCCTCCCGCGCCCGTTCACGACCCGGTAACGGCTATCGGGGCAGCCGTCGAACCGTGATGCGGCCACCTGCACGATCCGCTCTATCGGCGGAGCGCAACAATGCGGCCGGTATCGGGCACCTCTTTCAGACAAGCCCGGGGCCGCTCATCTCATCGGTATTATGGCGAAATTCTTCACCGCCCAAAACCGGTTCAAGCCGCCCCTTTCGATAAAAAACGTCGATCTCCTCGTCGAGCCCCCATTCGGCAAAGGCCTGGTATCTTCGCTGCTGACCTTCTTTCGCAACCAGGTGAAGTGTCGGGTGCAGGCGAACCCAACTCGGCACTTTCTCTCTTCCCAGGTAGCTGCGATAGCTCGACCACGGGTAGCCCACAGGGTCGCGAACCATGCCTGCCGTTACGGGATTCAAGTGGATATAGCGGCTCGTTTGGGCAAGGTAATTGTCCCCATCGACCGATCTGGCCCTGCAACGGCCACGGAACAGCGGGTCGCCAGATCCCTCGAGCAGGTTGAAACGCTGAGTGTACAGCCCGTTTAGAGCCGCATGGCACGGCTGAGATGGCCGCAGGGGGTATGGACTATCAGGGGGTAATGATGGCCCAGGAGACAGTAGCCATGGGTTTCGTGGAGAGCGTCGAGAAGTGCGAGCAAGAGCCGATCATGCTCCCCGCATTCGCCCACCTGCCTTCTCCCGGCGCCGCGATTCATCACAGGACACCAGGCGCCGTCATATTCAATGCGTAGGGGCCGAGCCATGGCGCAAACCTGCCGCCCAAATCTTTTTTGTCAAAACCCGACCCCTTCGCTGGGGACTGAGGTCGAAGCCAGAGGGGAGGCGGCCAAATTGTTAAGCGAGAACTACTGCCCCTTTTCCACCAGCATGTTTTCACATTTCCTCCTTATTCGAGCGCTACTCTGCAGACCTATGGGAAACCTTCAACACAGAGATTCACAATGAAGAAGCAGCTACTCAGGGCAACGCCCATCTTGCAGCAGGAAAGAGGTGGCCCCGGAATTGGGAGCGGGACCGGCGGAAAGTAGCGCAGTGAAACAAGGCTCCATTCCCCTTCGGCCGAGATTGATGACCTTTTTTGTTATGGCATTTCAGGTGCTTACTGGGCTGCGAGGGTTGAAGGGGGCGACGCAGCGGATTAAGGGAAAGGGGCGTCATGGGAGCATTCGGATCAAGGGCGAGCCAGCGGGGGTTCACCCTCCTCGAGATGCTGGTTGCACTGGGGCTGATCGCCATCTGTCTGGCCTTCGCCACACCGTATTTCAGGGGGATGATGGAGAATTCCCGGGTGCGCACCACGGCCCAGTCGATCTTCTCGGCTTTCCAGAAAGCCCGGTCGGAGGCGGTGCGTCTCAACAGCGATGTGGTCATCAGCTTCGTCAAGACCGCAGAGGGGACCACCGGCGGCTACGAGGTGTTCCTCGATGACGGCGCAGGTACGGGAACCGCGGGTAATTTAAGCCGGGACGGGTCCGAGGGGAGTTTTACCGGCGTCGTGACTGTCGAGCAGGGCGTCGATCTGTACGAAGCGGATTTCGACGGCAACACCGCCACGGGGTTCACTTCCAGGGGACTTCCCCTCGACGGTCGCAGCGGACAGGTTGCGGTGAAAAACGACCGCGGACGTAACCTGACCATCGTTTTGAGCCCGGCAGGCGCCGTCAGGATACGGTAGGGAGGGTGTTGATGGAAAAAGTCTCTGCAGCATCTCCCCGTGGGTTCACGCTGATCGAGATCCTGGTCAGCCTTGCCCTGGCAGGCATCGTGGTTTCGGCGATGCTCGGCGTCTATATCACCAGCAGCCGGCAGAGCGTCGTTCAGGACCAGGCCATTGTCATGGAGCAGAACCTGCGGGCCGGCATGCGCTTTCTCACCAGCGAACTGAAGATGGCGGGGTACAATCCCGCCGCCATAGAGGCGGGTCTCTCCGCCCCGAATGAACAGCCCGCCATCATGGCTGCCGATGCCACGGGAATTTACTACATCAAAGATGATAACGGCAACGGAGCCACCGACGACCTGGGCGACCACGTTGTTTTCCGTTTCTACGATGGGAGCAGCCTCGGTTACCAGGAGGGAACCGACTCCGCCGACGGTGACGGCGACGGGTTTCCCGATTTCGCCGACACCCTGGATGCCGTGGCCGAGCAGCTCGAGGGGGTGGAGTTCTTCTATCAGCTCGATGACGGGACCCAGGTGCTCAATCCCGCGGCGGCTCAAAGGGCGGAGATTGTGGCGGTGCAGGTCACGCTGGTCGCCCGAACCGCCTGGGAGGATCCCCGTTTCGTCAACGAGACGACATTCACCGGGCCGGGGGGGACGGTCTTTTACGATCCGACCACGGCGACGGACGGGTTTCGCAGGCGGATGTTGAGCACTCTGGTCAAACTGAGGAACCTGGCAATATGAAGAGACAGGATTGCGACAACGGCGGTTTCACCCTGGTCGAACTTCTCATTTCCCTGGTGATCTTCTCCATCGGGATCCTCGCGGTGGGGTCCATGCAGCTCACCTCCATGAAGGGGAACACCCAGGCCGTCATGATGACCGAAGGACTGGCCGTGGCGGAAGACAAGATGGAGGAGCTGCTCACCCTCGCCTACGACGGTCCGGAGCTCGACGTGGGGGATCATGAAGAGACCGTCGACAACAACACCATCAACTGGTCGGTCACGGAGGATACTTCGAGGACCTATTCACTCAAGGATATCCTTCTGTCGGTGACCTGGAGTGAAAAGGGGCAGCAGAAATCCGTTGAGCTGCGCAGCCTCAGGGCCGAGTAGCCGTCACGATAACCGGGCATCGCGGGAAAGGGGGCAGCAGGCCATGGGCGCGAAGATGACAGTCACGGGGAACCAGAGGGGGGCGGCGATGCTCACCGCGCTGCTGATGATGGCGATGCTCACCGCCAGCGGGGTCGCCGCAACCCGCACGACCCTCACGGAACTGCAGATTGCCGGAAACGAAAAGGTCAATTCCACAGCCTTCTACCAGGCGGAGGCGGGGATCGAGTACGGCCGCTGGATGGTTCAGAACGGTCTCGACAAGGAAGCGCTGACAGCACCGGACGAAACGCTGATCGATCTGGAGTCGATCGATGCCGATGACGAGGAGACCTACGTGCGCCTGAGCTTCGATCCACCGGACGAGTACAATTTCCGTGTCAATCTGGTCATCAGCGGCGACTATCCCGATAACGTCTTCGCGTTCAGCAGCACCGGTGAAGGCGCCCACGCTGCCAGCAGTACGGTATCCGCCTCGTTCGGGCGGGATGTGGCCAATGTTCTGACCTACGCCGCTTTCGGAAACAGCGGGGTCGATCTCAAGTCGAACGCGGCGGTCTACAGTTACACCTCCAGCTGCGGGGACACCCCCGTCTCCGATCCGAGCCCCACCGACTCCACCGGAGCCGGGGATATCGGGTCGAACGCTGAGGTCAGCATCAAGAACAACACCTTTATCGACGGCGATGTCGTCCTCGGGGCCTCGGATGACGGAACGACCGCCACCCTGAGTTCGACGGGGACCCCGACGGTCACCGGGGAAACCGGCGTGACCGTCGACCAGGTCGATCCCGACCCTCTCGGCGCCGCGGAGGGGGATCTGGCCGATACCTTTACAGCCGTGGCCGCCGACAATGACAACGCCGCGGCGGGGATTACCGGGACGGAACTCAGCCTCGCTTCGGCTTCCAGTTCCGCCAGTAAAAACAAATACTCCGACAGCTCGACCGCGTCCACCACCACATCCACCCTCACCCTCACTGCCGGCGATTACTATTTCACCGATATCACCCTGAACAACGGAGCGGAGCTGATTATCGACACCTCGGCGGGGGCGGTGAACATTTATCTGTCGGGGGGGCTCGAGGCCAAGAACGGCTCAGAGATCAACATCCAGGGGGATCCCTCCGATTTCACCATCTTCTCTGACAGTACCGATGCCCTCGTCTTCAAGCACGGCAGCGATTTCAAGGGGGTAATCTACGCTCCCTACGCCAAGGTCGAGATGAAGAACTCCGCCGATTTCTACGGGGCGATTTTCGCCGATGAGGTTCAGCTGCACTCCTCGGGCGAGATCTGGTACGACGAGTGCCTCGCAGCCGTGTACCAGAAGGTGAATTCGGAAATCACTCCGCTATCCTGGCGGCAGGACCAGTAATCGACATTACCTGCACCGGTTTTAACCAGAGTGGCAATTCAGGCGACCCCAAAATCGGGACCGAAGGGAAAGGCTGTTACGTATGATGTCCCGGTATTCTCCGCATCACATGACACCAGGCACCGTCATATTCAATGCGCAGTGGCCGAGCCATGGCTCAAACATACCGGACAAATCTTTCATGTCAAAACCCGACCTCTTCGCTGCCCTAAAGTAGACCCTTAACAGGTCGCTGAAGTACTCTTCCACTCCTCTGGGTTTCCTTCCAGGATGAGGTTTCAGGACGCTTTCAGCGGGTCAATTTAGGTATTTGGGCAATCTCGTTCTTTGGTTCTTGGTTTCTCGACCTCCGATTTCGGAGTTTTGCCCATTTTTTCGGGTTCCTGGGCAAACCCGTCCCCTTCTCATGCCGGGGAGGCCCTCAGAATGTTTCGCATTCGGACCAAGTTGTAGGCGGCGGCGACCAGGGTGAAGTGCCATCCTTCCCGGTCAGCCCCTCGGTACTTGGGTGAGCGGTAGTTGCCCACCGTTTTCATCCATCCGAAGATCTCTTCCACTCGCTTGCGGATGCGCTGGCTTACTTTGGATCCCTCATGCCGGGTGGTGCGGCCATCCATGGCGGAGGAGGCGCGGCTGGTATTATTCTGGGCAACATGGGGTGTCACCTTGCGCCCCTGCAGCGCTCCGAGGAACTCTTGGGTGTCGTAATTTTTATCGGCCCCCAAGGTGATGCGCTGCCTCTTGCCCTTTCCCCGGGCCACCTTCTTGACCATGGCCAGGGCGGCCTCGCGTTCGGCAGTCCCGTTGGCCGGGGTTACTGTCGCTTCGATAACCAAGGCTTTGCAATTCTCCATCAGCGCGGGGCCGATGTAATAAAGATCGGCTCCCTGGTGGCTACTTTTGCGGTAGAGCTTGGCCTCCGGATCGGTCACCGAGGCATGGGTTGCATTGGAGAGTTTCTCACCCTTGAAATCGCGCTCTTCGTTGCGACCGACCGGACCATCGGGCGGGCCGCATCATGAATATCGCCGATCAGTACGATGCCCTGCGGAGCAAAAGGCCCTACAAGCCCGCATTCGATCACCACAAAGCGCTGTCAATCATTACCCAGGGTGATGGTCGAACTTTGCCGCAACCTTTTTACCCAGAGGTTTTAACTGCCTTTGCCAGGGCGGAGGCGGCCTTTGCCGATATTTACGAGAGCCAAAAAGATTAGCCGGAGGGAGAAAGAGATTGGGGGCAAACAGCGAATACTCATCGGCGATGACCGCCAGGGAAACATCCAGATACTCGAAAATCGGGGGACACAATAGAATGGCGCTAGTTTAAGGGGTATTGACATGGGTGGCAGGGTGTCGCAGGATGCCCACGACACCGGCGCAGGGGCCGGTCGTATTCCCAAGGGGGCCGGTCATGAGCAAGAAAAGGGGCACGTACGTCTATTCGATGTTCTGGAACTGCGGGCTGATCGCCATCGGCTCGCTGATTCAGGCTATCGCCCTGAAATCGCTGGGCATCCCGTACAATTTCGTCCCCGGCGGCCTGTTCGGCGTCGGCTCGCTGATCTACTACAAGACCGGCTGGCTCGACCCGGGCTTGCTTTACCTGCTGCTGAACATTCCAATGTTCATCCTCGGCTACATCTTCATCTCCCGCCGTTTCCTGGGGTTCAGCGCCCTGGCCATGGGGTTGATCACCCTGTTCTACCAGCTGATCGATTTTCGTATAGCGATCGGCACCCAGCTCTACGCAGCACTGGTCTTCGGGGCGCTGCTCGGCACCGGGGCCGGGATGGTGCTACGCTCGCTGGGGTCCAATGGCGGGCTGGATGTGGCGGCGGTAATCCTCAACCAAAAGTTCAACATCGGCGTCGGCAAGGTCTACTTCGTCTTCAACCTGCTGCTGTTCTCCCTGAGCTTCGCCAGCCTCGACAACGACCTGGTTATCGCTTCGATGATTGCGGTCTTCGTCTGCTCGGTGGCGGTGGACTATGTCCTCAGCCTGTTCAACCAGCGCAAGATGGCCTTCATCATCTCGGAGAAGCCGGAGGAAATCGCCGGACAGGTGATGAACCACCTGAAGATCGGCACCACCATGCTGCCGGCCGTAGGGGCCTTTCGCAGGGAGCAGAAGACCGTGCTGATGGTGGTCATCAACAACATTCAGCTCAAAAGGCTCGAGGAGATCGTCTTCACCGCCGACAACTACGCTCTGTTCATCGTGGGAAATACCTTCAGCGTGCTCGGCTCGACCTTCTCACGGCGCAAGATCTACTGAGCGCCCCCTCCACCCCCCAGTCTTCCATTGCAAAACAGGGGGACATAAAACCAATTTCACCGCGAAAATAAGAATTATATCCCCCTATTCGGGGCGTTCTGGTTCAAGGGCCTTTCAGGTTCACTTCCATTACCGGGATTGCTCCCCCCAGCCTATTCCCCCGCCAGGTTCAGCCAGACCTGCGCCACGTCGAGCATGCGATTGGCGTAGCTCCACTCGTTGTCGAACCAGGCCATGAGCTTGAGCAGCCTGCCGACACTCACCCGGGTCTGGGTGCCGTCGACGATCGCCGAGCGCGGGTCGGTGTTGAAATCGACCGAGGCGTGGGGCTCTTCGGTGTAGCCCAGCAGCCCCTGCAGGGGCCCGGCCGCAGCTTCGCGGAACAGGGTGTTGACCGAGGCGGCATCGGTGGGCCGGCGCAGGTTGATGGCCAGATCCATCAGCGAGACATTGATGGTCGGCACACGCAGGTGCAGGCATTCGAAGCGCCCGCTCAGGGCCGGCATCATCTTGCCGATGCCCTGGTGCAGGCCGGTGTCGACGGGGACCATGGAGTGCATGGCGCTGCGGGTCAGACGCAGGTCCGTGTGGTGATAGCTGTCGATCACCGGCTGGTCGTTCATCGCCGAATGGATGGTGGTGGTGACGCCATTCTCGATGCCGTAATGCCGCTCGAGCAGGTCGAGGATGGGCACGATGCAGTTGGTGGTGCAGGAGGCGCTGGAGACGATCCGGTGCCCGGGCTGCAGGTCCCCGCTGTTGAACCCGTGGACGATGGTCGCGTCCACCTCGGCATCGGCAGGCTGGGAAAACAGCAGGCGGCGCGCGCCGCTGGCCAGGTGGCGTTCGGCGGTGGCGCGATCGGTGAAGGTGCCGGTGCATTCCAGAACCAGGTCGACGTCCAGCTCTTTCCAGGGCAGATTCTCGGGGTCCTGCTCGTTCAGGGCCCGGATGCGGTCGCCGTTGATCAGCAGGTGACTGCCGTCGTTGGCCACGGCCACCGGGAAGCGGCCATGAGTGGTGTCGTAACGGGTCAGGTAGGTCAGGGTGTCGAGGTCGGAGAGTTCGTTGATCGCCACCACCTGCAGCTCGCTGTGGCGGGGGTCGACATAGAGTGCCCGCAGGACGCTTTGCCCGATGCGGCCATAGCCGTTGATGGCGATCCGGTGTTTCTTCGGGAGTCTGGACATGGCAGTTCCGGAGGATGGGGGATAAACATTCTGCACCGAGGCAGGCGAATCACCTGAGCGCTCGATTGTCTCCCTCTCCGGCAGGATTGTCAACCGGGGCGGTGTGCCTGCAGGCGAGGAAAATCCACCGCGCCTGCAGGTGGGTGGTGAGGTGTGCCGGCCAGGCCCTATCGATCCGGCAACCGGGGGTGAACTCTTCAGCGAACGACGAAACCGTACTTGGTAAGAATTTTGGCAGCCTCGTCGGCGGCGAGATATTCCAGGAAGGCGACCGCTTCGGGGTTCTTCGCCCCCGCCTGGGTGAGACCGACGGGATAAGTGACCTCGTCGTAAAGCCCCTGGGGAACCTCCAGCAGGATCACCGCCTCCTTGGCCAGCAGCGCATCGGTCCGGTAGACGAACGCCCCGTCGGTCTCCCCGCGGTCGGCGTAGACCAGCGCCTGGCGAACATCCTGGGCCATCACCAGTCTGTCCCCCAGCCGATCATAAAGGCCGGCCGCCTTGAGTGCCTGCTCGGCATACTGCCCCGCCGGCACGCTCCTGGGGCTGCCGATGGCGATACGCCCGAGCCTGGCGAGATCCTCAAGGCTGGCGACGGCGAGCCCCTTTCTGCCGACAAAGACCAGGGAATTAAAGGCCAGATTCCTGACCTGCCCCGGGGCAATGCTCCCCTGCTCCACCAGGTAGCTCATCCACTTGGGATTGGCGGATATGAAGATGTCCGCCGGCGCCCCCTGGGCGATCTGTTTGGCGAGCGCCCCCGATGAGCCGAAATTGGGGAGAAAAGAGGCCCCGGCGGCCTTAATCCGATAGCTGGCGATGAGTTCATTGACCGCGTCGGTCATGCTCGCCGCCACCGAAAGGCGGACCTCGGCGGCGCAGACGGGGGTCGTCAGGACCAGGCAGAGCAGCAGCGCAGGAAGGAGAGAACGCATGACCCGTTTCCTTTCTCTGAAGGATGGAGAGACCGTGGCACGGCTGCCGTAGCCTGAAACGGGGTGTTGCCGGCGTCTTTGGCGGAAAGCATCCCTTGGCAACAGCACCATGCTGCCATGGGTTCGCCAACTTTTCCAAGGAAATTATCGCGGATCGGCCCTGCCCGGCAATCTCCGGGAAGGGCCCGAGGGGCTGCGCATCCCGGCCTGTGGCCGGTCAGTTCACCCCTTCGGCAGCGACCTCGTCCCTGGCCAGCTGGAGATATTCGATCAGCTCGGGAGCCCGCAGCGGGCCGCCGTCGTAGACCACCTGGAAGTCGCGATCGAGGATCAGAATTCGGGGGATCATGAACACGTTGTAGCTCTTGCGTACCTGGCCGTCATCGAGAATGGCTTCGGGCACGGCCAGATGGTCGGGGTTGGCCAGAACCTCGCGGACCGCCTCTTCGGTATCCTGGTGGAAGACTTCAATGTAGCCGATGTTGTTCTCTGCGAGATAGTCATGGATCTTGTTGATCTGGATCGATTGCCCCATGCACCCGGGACACCAAGTGGCACCGAGGTTAAGCAAAAAGGCGTCACCTTGCTGCTCGTAGAGCCGAAAAGGCTCGCCGTCGATATTTTCCACCAGGATGTCCGGGGCCGGGTCTCCCTGCTGGAACCCCAGCGCCCCCAGCGGCAGCAGCGTTACCATCAGCCACCCCATCATCGCCGCCTGAATCAACTGTTTCATTGCGCCATCCCCTTCCCTGCTGGTGCACCGAGGCCAGCAACCCCTTACCCTCCCTATTCAATTCTGGTGCCAGGATTTTCTGCCGAACTTTTGACAGGGGATTTTCGGACCGCTTGGAAACCCAAACAGCCCAAGCCCCCGGCTGCGCGCGGGAACTTGGGCTGTCGGTGGTTGAGCTGGCCGCCAGGGCGCTAGTCGATGGGCGCGACGTCTACCGATACCTGCAGTTTGTGCTGGCCGCCGCCGAAGGCGACCCCCTTGAGCGGGGTGACGTCGGCAAAATCGCGTCCCCAGGCGACGGTAATATGCTGCTCGCGGGGGATCTGGTTGTTGGTGGGATCGAAATCGAGCCAGCCGAGATCCGGCAGATAGACCGAGAACCAGGCATGGGAGGCGTCGGCACCGACCAGCCGCGGAGCCCCGGGCGGCGGCAGGGTTTCGATATAGCCGCTGACGTAGCGGGCGGCCAGCCCCACGGAGCGCAGGCAGCCGATGGCGAAATGGGCAAAATCCTGGCAGACGCCGCGGCGATGGGCGATGACCTCGGAGAGCGGGGTGGCGATGGTGGTGAAGCCGGGGGAGTAGGTGAAATCCCGATGGATGCGTTGCATCAGGTTGCTGACCGCCTCGACCAGCGGCCGCCCCGCGGTGAAAGAATCCTGGGCGTAATCCAGCATCTCCCCGTCGGCGATGACCACGGGCGAGTCGAGGGTGTACTGCAGGGCATCGAAAGATTCGGGGGTGTGATCGCTGCGCAGGCGCTCGCGGACCGTTTCCCAGGCCATCTCATTACCGAAGGCGAACAGATTCTGCTCGGCGGTGATCGCAACCTCGCTGGTGGCGGTCACCACCATCCGCTCATGGGAAGACTGGATGGCGAAATAGGCCACCCGGTTGCCGAAAAAATCGAGGCGTTCGCGGTAGTCGACGGGGGGCGGATCGATGCGCAGCACGCTCGACAGGCACTTCTGGCCCGGCAGCTGCCGCGGCTGCAGCCGTGCTTCGTTGTGACAGAGGCCCGCCCAATCGCTGTAGAGGTATTCGGTTGTATGCACCACGCGGTAGTTCACAGCTCCTCCTCCAGCCGCACCGGAGCCAGCAGGTGCGGGCCCTGGGCGTGGCTGAAATAGGTCTGGGTGAGGGCGTTGGAGAGGTCGCAGAGCAACTCCGACACTGCGGAGAGCAGCTGGTCCAGTTCGCTGTAGATACCGGTTGGATCGTCCGCCGGGGCCAGCCTGGCGGGCTCGGCGAGGCGCACCCGGGTATAGGCTTCGAGGATCAGCCGCTGATCCCGGCCGATCTGCGAGCGGCCCTTTTCCCGAGGCAGCCGGTTGATATGATAGTGCAGCTTGCGCAGCTGATAGCTCAGGGCGCGCGGGTGCTTTTCGTCGAGCAGCAGCAGTTCGAGCACCCTGGGCGTCTGGGCATAGGAGCGGTAGCGGCGCCGGAAGGTCATCAGGCTTTCGGTGGTGGCCAGCACCGCCTCCAGGATCTTGCTGGCCACCGCCCCCCGCTGCTGCGGTACCAGGGTGGCGCGCAGCAGGGCGATCGACTGCAGCGAGCGCTCCAGGCGGCGGC
This window encodes:
- a CDS encoding ammonia-forming cytochrome c nitrite reductase subunit c552 gives rise to the protein MRKTWYFKSAPIFILALFILVGTRAVGGHAAAGVESENGPAKIAEGTIDPEVWGAAYPAQYESWKSTAEPTPVGKSRYKRGFDTDGIIYNKIDEYPYLALLLKGWGYGVEFTEPRGHVYMVRDQLEVEPARLKAGGSCLSCKTPYAPALYGKMGSDYFSKPFEEVRSKIPAKDQLLGVACADCHQSGDLSLKISRGFTLGKALQALGKDQAAFSEQDKRSLVCAQCHVTYSIPKDQAMKSTDVVFPWSGGKWGDVSIENIIENIRSNPAYGEWTQSVTGFKLGFVRHPEFELFSRNSPHWQQGLSCADCHMPASESNGETISDHRIMSPLKNDLKACAQCHEEDAETLREKVFAIQDEVASLLIRNGYATARVAKLFELTHGAQAEGIIIDNALYDQAKDAYEEAFYRIMFIQNENSTGFHNPPETLRVLGDAKRYAAQADSFLRQALAAAKVEVPETVDLELEKYLNNRGEKKLQFAPEMEIKAPKGSR
- a CDS encoding GspH/FimT family pseudopilin — translated: MGAFGSRASQRGFTLLEMLVALGLIAICLAFATPYFRGMMENSRVRTTAQSIFSAFQKARSEAVRLNSDVVISFVKTAEGTTGGYEVFLDDGAGTGTAGNLSRDGSEGSFTGVVTVEQGVDLYEADFDGNTATGFTSRGLPLDGRSGQVAVKNDRGRNLTIVLSPAGAVRIR
- a CDS encoding prepilin-type N-terminal cleavage/methylation domain-containing protein, with protein sequence MEKVSAASPRGFTLIEILVSLALAGIVVSAMLGVYITSSRQSVVQDQAIVMEQNLRAGMRFLTSELKMAGYNPAAIEAGLSAPNEQPAIMAADATGIYYIKDDNGNGATDDLGDHVVFRFYDGSSLGYQEGTDSADGDGDGFPDFADTLDAVAEQLEGVEFFYQLDDGTQVLNPAAAQRAEIVAVQVTLVARTAWEDPRFVNETTFTGPGGTVFYDPTTATDGFRRRMLSTLVKLRNLAI
- a CDS encoding type IV pilus modification PilV family protein, whose product is MKRQDCDNGGFTLVELLISLVIFSIGILAVGSMQLTSMKGNTQAVMMTEGLAVAEDKMEELLTLAYDGPELDVGDHEETVDNNTINWSVTEDTSRTYSLKDILLSVTWSEKGQQKSVELRSLRAE
- a CDS encoding pilus assembly PilX family protein; the encoded protein is MGAKMTVTGNQRGAAMLTALLMMAMLTASGVAATRTTLTELQIAGNEKVNSTAFYQAEAGIEYGRWMVQNGLDKEALTAPDETLIDLESIDADDEETYVRLSFDPPDEYNFRVNLVISGDYPDNVFAFSSTGEGAHAASSTVSASFGRDVANVLTYAAFGNSGVDLKSNAAVYSYTSSCGDTPVSDPSPTDSTGAGDIGSNAEVSIKNNTFIDGDVVLGASDDGTTATLSSTGTPTVTGETGVTVDQVDPDPLGAAEGDLADTFTAVAADNDNAAAGITGTELSLASASSSASKNKYSDSSTASTTTSTLTLTAGDYYFTDITLNNGAELIIDTSAGAVNIYLSGGLEAKNGSEINIQGDPSDFTIFSDSTDALVFKHGSDFKGVIYAPYAKVEMKNSADFYGAIFADEVQLHSSGEIWYDECLAAVYQKVNSEITPLSWRQDQ
- a CDS encoding transposase; this encodes MTDPEAKLYRKSSHQGADLYYIGPALMENCKALVIEATVTPANGTAEREAALAMVKKVARGKGKRQRITLGADKNYDTQEFLGALQGRKVTPHVAQNNTSRASSAMDGRTTRHEGSKVSQRIRKRVEEIFGWMKTVGNYRSPKYRGADREGWHFTLVAAAYNLVRMRNILRASPA
- a CDS encoding YitT family protein yields the protein MSKKRGTYVYSMFWNCGLIAIGSLIQAIALKSLGIPYNFVPGGLFGVGSLIYYKTGWLDPGLLYLLLNIPMFILGYIFISRRFLGFSALAMGLITLFYQLIDFRIAIGTQLYAALVFGALLGTGAGMVLRSLGSNGGLDVAAVILNQKFNIGVGKVYFVFNLLLFSLSFASLDNDLVIASMIAVFVCSVAVDYVLSLFNQRKMAFIISEKPEEIAGQVMNHLKIGTTMLPAVGAFRREQKTVLMVVINNIQLKRLEEIVFTADNYALFIVGNTFSVLGSTFSRRKIY
- a CDS encoding type I glyceraldehyde-3-phosphate dehydrogenase, with protein sequence MSRLPKKHRIAINGYGRIGQSVLRALYVDPRHSELQVVAINELSDLDTLTYLTRYDTTHGRFPVAVANDGSHLLINGDRIRALNEQDPENLPWKELDVDLVLECTGTFTDRATAERHLASGARRLLFSQPADAEVDATIVHGFNSGDLQPGHRIVSSASCTTNCIVPILDLLERHYGIENGVTTTIHSAMNDQPVIDSYHHTDLRLTRSAMHSMVPVDTGLHQGIGKMMPALSGRFECLHLRVPTINVSLMDLAINLRRPTDAASVNTLFREAAAGPLQGLLGYTEEPHASVDFNTDPRSAIVDGTQTRVSVGRLLKLMAWFDNEWSYANRMLDVAQVWLNLAGE
- the modA gene encoding molybdate ABC transporter substrate-binding protein, with protein sequence MRSLLPALLLCLVLTTPVCAAEVRLSVAASMTDAVNELIASYRIKAAGASFLPNFGSSGALAKQIAQGAPADIFISANPKWMSYLVEQGSIAPGQVRNLAFNSLVFVGRKGLAVASLEDLARLGRIAIGSPRSVPAGQYAEQALKAAGLYDRLGDRLVMAQDVRQALVYADRGETDGAFVYRTDALLAKEAVILLEVPQGLYDEVTYPVGLTQAGAKNPEAVAFLEYLAADEAAKILTKYGFVVR